The following proteins are co-located in the Dehalococcoides mccartyi 195 genome:
- a CDS encoding NADH-quinone oxidoreductase subunit NuoF produces the protein MINTAIKKFNSVAELEAKRQEILKDRNSQKTVIAICCGTGCQAYGAKKVADAFEEELSKAGLGDKVEVRTTGCHGFCERGPLVVIRPQNIFYQRLKISDIPEIIEKTIKNNEVIERLLYVDPMTKDKKVHEHDVPFYKKQMRLVFGNNGNIDPTSIDDYLAVGGYKSLAKAISGLKPEEIVEEVIKSGLRGRGGGGFPTGWKWKSCRDAHDPVKYVICNCDEGDPGAFMDRSLMEGNPHSVIEGMIIGAYAIGSHEAYIYIRDEYPMAVKHALLAIKQAEDYGLLGENILGSGFDLKIHINRGGGAFVCGESTALMASLEGKVGEPRAKYVHTSEKGLHDKPTTLNNVETWANIPLIIEKGADWFNKIGTEGSKGTKIFSLVGKVNNTGLIEVPMGITLREIVYDIGGGIPKGKKFKAIQTGGPSGGCLPESMLDLPVDFDELTKAGSMMGSGAMIVMDEDNCMVEIARYFLSFLEGESCGKCVPCREGVKRMRQILERITKGEGEEGDIELLEQLSQAIQDASLCALGGSAPNPVLSTIKYFRDEYEAHIRQKTCPAKECKALITYNIIDANCPGCGLCYKACPTGAIISQGKKMPVILDQSKCTKCGACFDACKLHAVEIR, from the coding sequence ATGATTAATACAGCAATTAAAAAGTTTAACAGTGTAGCCGAACTTGAGGCCAAACGGCAGGAAATCCTTAAAGACAGGAATTCCCAAAAGACGGTTATTGCTATTTGCTGCGGTACCGGCTGCCAGGCTTACGGGGCTAAAAAAGTTGCCGATGCCTTTGAGGAAGAGCTTTCCAAAGCCGGTTTGGGAGATAAGGTTGAGGTCAGAACTACTGGCTGTCACGGCTTTTGCGAACGCGGCCCGCTGGTAGTTATCCGCCCCCAGAATATTTTTTATCAGCGCCTGAAGATTTCAGATATACCAGAAATCATTGAAAAAACCATAAAAAACAATGAAGTTATTGAACGCCTGCTGTATGTTGACCCCATGACCAAAGACAAAAAGGTGCATGAACATGATGTGCCTTTCTATAAAAAACAGATGCGTCTGGTTTTCGGCAACAACGGCAATATAGACCCTACCTCTATAGATGACTATCTGGCGGTGGGCGGCTATAAATCCTTGGCCAAGGCTATATCTGGCCTGAAGCCGGAAGAAATTGTGGAAGAGGTTATCAAATCCGGACTGCGCGGACGGGGCGGCGGCGGTTTCCCCACCGGCTGGAAATGGAAGTCCTGCCGGGACGCCCATGACCCGGTAAAATATGTAATCTGCAACTGTGACGAGGGTGACCCGGGTGCGTTTATGGACCGCTCACTTATGGAGGGCAATCCCCATAGCGTTATAGAAGGCATGATTATCGGTGCTTATGCTATTGGCTCTCATGAAGCTTATATTTATATCCGTGATGAATATCCTATGGCTGTAAAGCACGCCCTTTTGGCTATAAAACAGGCCGAAGACTATGGTCTGCTGGGTGAAAACATACTGGGCAGCGGCTTTGACCTGAAAATCCATATCAACCGGGGTGGCGGTGCCTTTGTCTGCGGTGAGTCCACGGCCCTTATGGCCTCTCTGGAGGGCAAGGTCGGCGAACCCCGTGCCAAGTATGTTCATACCTCTGAAAAGGGTCTGCATGACAAGCCTACCACCCTGAATAATGTGGAAACCTGGGCTAATATACCCCTGATTATAGAAAAAGGAGCAGACTGGTTTAACAAAATAGGTACAGAGGGCAGCAAGGGAACCAAGATATTCTCACTGGTGGGTAAGGTAAACAATACCGGCCTGATTGAGGTTCCCATGGGTATTACCCTTCGGGAAATTGTATATGATATAGGCGGCGGCATTCCCAAAGGCAAAAAATTCAAGGCTATTCAGACCGGCGGCCCTTCAGGCGGCTGTCTGCCCGAAAGTATGCTGGATTTGCCGGTAGACTTTGATGAACTTACCAAGGCCGGTTCTATGATGGGTTCGGGTGCCATGATTGTTATGGACGAAGATAACTGCATGGTGGAGATTGCCCGTTACTTCCTGAGCTTCCTTGAAGGAGAATCCTGCGGCAAATGTGTACCCTGCCGTGAGGGTGTCAAGCGTATGCGCCAGATTCTGGAAAGAATAACCAAGGGCGAAGGCGAAGAGGGAGATATAGAGCTTCTGGAGCAGCTTTCACAAGCGATACAGGACGCTTCTTTATGTGCTTTGGGCGGCAGTGCTCCTAATCCGGTTTTATCTACCATTAAATACTTCCGTGATGAGTACGAAGCCCATATCCGCCAGAAGACCTGTCCGGCTAAGGAATGTAAAGCCCTTATAACTTATAACATCATTGATGCCAATTGCCCCGGCTGCGGTTTATGTTACAAAG